In one Shinella zoogloeoides genomic region, the following are encoded:
- the glgX gene encoding glycogen debranching protein GlgX yields the protein MSITAPSFAPGATLSGDGVEFAVYSHDASRVELCLFDDEGDRELARLTMGRDENGFHRVFVEGAAAGTRYGFRADGVYSPDHGLWFDPAKLLVDPYARELDRRFVHDGRLTVFGAETADIVPKAIVTRDRPVTVKPPLFRPGGFIYEIAVRGFTMLHPDVPEAMRGTVGALAHPAVLAHLKRLGVDAVELMPITAWIDERHLPPLGLSNSWGYNPIALMALDPRLVPGGMKELADTVAALRAEGIGTILDLVFNHSGESDRHGATLSMRGLDNLTYYRHVPDRPGELINDTGCGNTIAGEHPVVRQLVLDSLRHFVRHAGVDGFRFDLATILGREANGFSAHAALLSDICEDSLLRDRVLIAEPWDIGPGGYQLGNFPAPFLEWNDRYRDDARMFWRGDSHRLGGFVTAFAGSSDIFSRNGGERTRTVNFLAAHDGFTLMDLVSHTMKHNAANGEDNRDGHNENHSWNNGAEGATTDGAVLSARRADVKALLSSLFLSRGTVMLTAGDEGGRSQGGNNNAYCQDNAITWLHWDRLDEGLIEHTAMLSAIRKRFPALGETIFLSGTGDVEWLTLAGSPMTVADWEAPFAGTLLVLLKTPDLEQRRIVRLAIAINRTHGEQALALPLPDGRDWVSLLTVNHPATGMLHARTVEIFVEKY from the coding sequence ATGAGCATCACCGCCCCATCCTTCGCGCCGGGCGCCACGCTCTCCGGGGACGGGGTGGAATTCGCGGTCTATTCGCACGATGCTTCCCGCGTCGAGCTCTGCCTGTTCGACGACGAGGGCGACAGGGAACTCGCCCGCCTCACCATGGGGCGGGACGAGAACGGCTTCCACCGCGTCTTCGTCGAGGGCGCGGCGGCCGGCACGCGCTACGGTTTTCGCGCGGACGGCGTCTATTCGCCCGACCACGGCCTCTGGTTCGATCCGGCAAAGCTGCTGGTCGATCCCTATGCCCGGGAACTCGACCGCCGCTTCGTGCATGACGGACGGCTCACCGTCTTCGGCGCGGAAACGGCGGATATCGTGCCGAAGGCCATCGTCACCCGCGATCGGCCGGTGACGGTGAAGCCGCCTCTCTTCCGGCCCGGCGGCTTCATCTACGAGATCGCCGTGCGCGGCTTCACCATGCTGCATCCGGACGTGCCGGAAGCGATGCGCGGCACGGTCGGCGCGCTCGCCCATCCCGCCGTGCTCGCCCATCTGAAGCGCCTCGGCGTCGATGCCGTCGAGCTGATGCCGATCACCGCCTGGATCGACGAGCGTCACCTGCCGCCGCTCGGCCTTTCCAACAGCTGGGGCTACAACCCCATCGCCCTGATGGCGCTCGATCCGCGCCTCGTGCCCGGCGGCATGAAGGAGCTTGCGGACACGGTGGCGGCCCTGCGTGCGGAAGGCATCGGCACCATCCTCGACCTCGTCTTCAACCATTCCGGCGAGAGCGACCGCCACGGCGCGACGCTCTCCATGCGCGGCCTCGACAATCTCACCTATTATCGCCATGTGCCCGACAGGCCAGGTGAGCTGATCAACGATACCGGCTGCGGCAACACCATTGCCGGCGAGCATCCGGTCGTGCGCCAGCTCGTGCTCGACAGCCTGCGCCATTTCGTGCGCCATGCCGGTGTCGATGGCTTCCGCTTCGACCTCGCCACCATTCTCGGCCGCGAGGCGAACGGTTTCTCCGCCCATGCCGCGCTGCTCTCCGATATCTGCGAGGATTCCTTGCTCCGGGATCGCGTGCTGATCGCCGAACCCTGGGATATCGGCCCCGGCGGCTACCAGCTCGGCAATTTCCCCGCCCCCTTCCTCGAATGGAACGACCGCTACCGCGACGACGCCCGCATGTTCTGGCGCGGCGACAGCCACAGGCTCGGCGGCTTCGTCACCGCCTTTGCCGGCTCCTCAGACATCTTCTCGCGCAACGGCGGCGAGCGCACCCGCACGGTCAATTTCCTCGCCGCCCATGACGGCTTCACGCTGATGGACCTCGTCTCGCACACGATGAAGCACAATGCGGCGAACGGCGAGGACAACCGCGACGGCCACAACGAGAACCATTCCTGGAACAACGGCGCGGAAGGCGCGACCACCGACGGCGCCGTGCTCTCGGCCCGCCGGGCGGACGTGAAGGCGCTGCTCTCCAGCCTGTTCCTGTCACGCGGCACCGTGATGCTGACGGCCGGCGACGAGGGCGGGCGCAGCCAGGGCGGCAACAACAACGCCTATTGCCAGGACAATGCCATCACCTGGCTGCACTGGGACCGGCTGGACGAAGGCCTGATCGAGCACACCGCCATGCTGTCGGCCATCCGCAAGCGCTTTCCGGCGCTCGGCGAGACGATCTTCCTCAGCGGCACCGGCGATGTCGAATGGCTGACGCTCGCCGGCAGCCCGATGACCGTCGCGGACTGGGAGGCTCCCTTTGCCGGCACCTTGCTCGTCCTCCTGAAGACGCCGGATCTCGAGCAGCGGCGCATCGTCCGCCTCGCGATCGCCATCAACCGCACGCATGGCGAACAGGCCCTTGCCTTGCCCCTGCCGGATGGACGAGACTGGGTGAGCCTGCTCACCGTCAACCATCCGGCGACCGGCATGCTTCACGCGCGCACCGTCGAAATTTTTGTCGAAAAATACTGA
- a CDS encoding MaoC family dehydratase, which produces MPATIHLKDIPPLVGTEIGLSRWFTVDQTMIDRFADATEDHQFIHTDPVRAAAETPFGGTIAHGFLTLSLLSAMNYDCLPHIIEQTMGINYGFEKIRFMTPVKSGAQVRGRFKLAEARFRGAGMVTIRYDVTVEIEDERKPALTADWITIIQFDPKDRPENV; this is translated from the coding sequence ATGCCAGCCACCATCCATTTGAAAGACATTCCCCCCCTCGTCGGAACGGAGATCGGCCTTTCGCGCTGGTTCACCGTCGACCAGACGATGATCGACCGTTTTGCCGATGCGACGGAGGACCATCAGTTCATCCACACCGATCCGGTGCGGGCCGCCGCCGAAACGCCGTTCGGCGGCACCATCGCCCACGGCTTCCTCACCCTCTCGCTGCTCTCGGCGATGAACTACGATTGCCTGCCGCACATCATCGAGCAGACGATGGGCATCAATTACGGTTTTGAGAAAATCCGGTTCATGACGCCGGTGAAGAGCGGCGCTCAGGTGCGTGGCCGCTTCAAGCTCGCCGAAGCCCGTTTCCGCGGCGCCGGCATGGTGACGATCCGCTATGACGTGACGGTCGAGATCGAGGACGAGCGCAAGCCGGCGCTGACGGCCGACTGGATCACCATCATCCAGTTCGATCCGAAGGACCGGCCGGAGAACGTGTGA
- a CDS encoding GNAT family N-acetyltransferase → MKIRSARHEDLPALGACDFSFLVTREAMPPFEGDWLAHARPVEPYPKNYGFDPAELETYVAMDDKALFVVIGDEAPVGYIALSAGWNNFAFVDDLAVDAQWRGTGAAQRLMQRAVDWTREKGLPGLRLETQSNNIAACRFYLRQDFTLGGHDRHLYEGLSPGTRETALFFYRFL, encoded by the coding sequence GTGAAGATCCGCTCCGCCCGGCACGAGGATCTGCCGGCGCTCGGCGCCTGCGACTTCTCCTTCCTGGTTACCCGCGAGGCTATGCCGCCTTTCGAGGGCGACTGGCTGGCCCATGCCCGGCCGGTCGAGCCCTACCCCAAGAACTACGGCTTCGACCCCGCGGAACTGGAAACCTATGTGGCGATGGACGACAAGGCGCTTTTCGTCGTCATCGGCGACGAGGCGCCCGTCGGCTATATCGCGCTCTCGGCCGGCTGGAACAATTTCGCCTTCGTCGACGATCTCGCCGTCGATGCGCAATGGCGCGGCACCGGCGCCGCGCAGCGCCTGATGCAGCGCGCCGTCGACTGGACGAGGGAAAAGGGCCTGCCCGGCCTCCGGCTCGAGACCCAGAGCAACAATATCGCGGCCTGCCGCTTCTACCTGCGCCAGGATTTTACGCTCGGCGGCCATGACAGGCACCTGTACGAAGGGCTGTCCCCCGGCACGCGGGAGACAGCCCTGTTTTTCTACCGTTTTCTCTGA
- a CDS encoding sarcosine oxidase subunit gamma codes for MADQALRKAPLAGRHGGSAGARVTPAAPATRLSLRAGTDALDALSSAFGLTLPTRPKTSASANGRHALWLGPDEWLLIDENGADLMAAAANAGVLHSATDVSHRNTAVLVSGPNAAEAIAAACPLDLGKTAFPVGAAARTVLGKIEIVLLRTGKEDYRVECWRSFSPYAFGMLAEGAEDAGL; via the coding sequence ATGGCTGATCAAGCTCTTCGCAAGGCGCCGCTTGCCGGCCGTCACGGCGGCTCCGCCGGCGCGCGCGTCACGCCCGCCGCTCCCGCAACCCGCCTGTCGCTGCGCGCCGGCACGGATGCGCTCGACGCCCTGTCGTCGGCCTTCGGCCTGACGCTGCCGACGCGTCCGAAGACCTCGGCTTCCGCGAATGGCCGCCATGCGCTCTGGCTCGGCCCGGACGAGTGGCTGCTGATCGACGAGAACGGCGCGGACCTGATGGCCGCCGCTGCGAATGCGGGCGTGCTGCATTCGGCGACGGACGTCTCCCACCGCAATACCGCCGTCCTCGTTTCCGGCCCGAACGCGGCAGAGGCGATTGCCGCCGCCTGCCCGCTCGATCTCGGCAAGACGGCCTTCCCGGTGGGGGCTGCGGCGCGCACGGTGCTCGGCAAGATCGAGATCGTGTTGCTGCGCACCGGCAAGGAGGACTACCGCGTCGAGTGCTGGCGCTCGTTCTCGCCCTATGCCTTCGGCATGCTCGCCGAGGGCGCGGAAGACGCCGGGCTCTGA
- a CDS encoding sarcosine oxidase subunit alpha, whose amino-acid sequence MSGANRIAGQGRLTPARTARFTFDGKTFDALEGDTVASALLANGVHLVGRSFKYHRPRGILSAGPEEPNALIDVSRDAARRQPNVRAPVQEVFDGMKVESQNRWPSLAFDVGGVNNLLSPFFAAGFYYKTFMWPKAAWEKLYEPFIRKAAGLGVAPTEEDPDHYANRYAYCDVLVAGAGVAGLSAALAAAEAGARVILVDEQPEVGGALHYDTSVTIDGKNGYDWAQATAAKLKAMENVTVLTRTTAFGYYNHNFVGLVERVTDHLARPDRKLPRERLWQVRAKRVVLATGSIERHMVFANNDRPGIMLASAARTYLNHFGVAVGRKVGVYTASDSAYEAAFDLKRAGVAIAAIVDVREKPGEAVLAEARKLGIEVLAGHSVVDTKGKLRVSSMSVARNGGGSARSIPVDALLMSAGWTPSVHLFSQSRGKVAYDAASGRFLPGTYAQDCLSVGSCNGTDGLQATIEEALAAGELMARATGNEGGGKVELRGENAFEWTGGMAGAGEGAGVDTTVKAFVDFQNDVCAKDIRLAVREGMHSIEHIKRFTTNGMATDQGKLSNIHGLAIASEVLNREIPKIGLTTFRAPYTPVTFGALISHSRGDLFDPARKTPIHAWEEAHGAVFEDVGNWKRAWYYPRSGETMHDAVNRECRTVRNAAGLFDASTLGKIEVVGPDAGEFMNLMYTNAWDTLKPGRCRYGIMLREDGFVYDDGVVGRLAEDRFHVTTTTGGAPRVMHHMEDYLQTEFPHLKVWLTSTTEQWAVIAVQGPKAREILEPLVEGIDISNEAFPHMSVREGKICGVPTRLFRMSFTGEAGYEVNVPADYGQAVWEAIWARAEPLGACAYGTETMHVLRAEKGYIIVGQDTDGTVTPHDASLSWAVSKKKADFVGIRGLKRPDLVKEGRKQLVGLLTKDPNVVLEEGAQIVADPNEPKPMKMLGHVTSSYWSENCGRSIAMALVAGGQARMGQTLYVPMPDRTIAVEVSDMVFIDKEGGRLNG is encoded by the coding sequence ATGAGCGGTGCCAATCGCATTGCCGGCCAGGGCCGCCTGACGCCCGCCAGGACGGCGCGTTTCACCTTCGACGGAAAGACCTTCGACGCGCTTGAGGGCGATACCGTCGCCTCGGCGCTGCTCGCCAACGGCGTGCACCTCGTCGGCCGGTCGTTCAAGTACCATCGCCCGCGCGGTATCCTTTCGGCCGGGCCGGAAGAGCCGAACGCGCTGATCGACGTGTCGCGCGACGCCGCACGCCGCCAGCCGAATGTGCGCGCGCCGGTGCAGGAAGTCTTCGACGGCATGAAGGTGGAATCGCAGAACCGCTGGCCCTCGCTCGCCTTCGATGTCGGCGGCGTCAACAACCTCCTGTCGCCGTTCTTCGCCGCCGGCTTCTACTACAAGACCTTCATGTGGCCGAAGGCGGCTTGGGAAAAGCTCTACGAGCCCTTCATCCGTAAAGCCGCCGGCCTCGGCGTCGCGCCGACGGAGGAGGATCCTGACCACTACGCCAACCGCTACGCCTATTGCGACGTGCTGGTGGCCGGTGCCGGCGTCGCCGGCCTGTCCGCGGCGCTCGCCGCCGCCGAGGCGGGTGCACGCGTCATCCTCGTCGACGAGCAGCCGGAAGTCGGCGGTGCGCTGCATTACGACACGTCCGTCACCATCGACGGGAAAAACGGCTACGACTGGGCGCAGGCGACCGCCGCGAAGCTGAAGGCGATGGAGAACGTCACCGTTCTCACCCGCACCACGGCGTTCGGCTACTACAACCACAATTTCGTCGGCCTCGTGGAGCGCGTGACGGACCATCTCGCGCGCCCCGACAGGAAGCTGCCGCGCGAGCGGCTGTGGCAGGTGCGCGCCAAGCGCGTCGTGCTCGCCACCGGCTCCATCGAGCGGCACATGGTGTTCGCCAACAACGATCGGCCGGGCATCATGCTGGCGTCGGCGGCGCGTACCTATCTCAACCATTTCGGCGTCGCCGTCGGCCGCAAGGTCGGCGTCTACACGGCGAGCGACTCGGCCTATGAAGCGGCCTTCGACCTGAAGCGCGCGGGCGTCGCCATCGCCGCCATCGTCGATGTACGCGAAAAGCCCGGCGAGGCCGTCCTTGCCGAGGCCCGCAAGCTCGGCATCGAGGTGCTGGCGGGCCATTCGGTGGTCGACACCAAGGGCAAGCTGCGCGTCTCCTCCATGTCGGTCGCCCGCAACGGCGGCGGCTCGGCGCGCTCGATCCCGGTCGATGCGCTCTTGATGTCCGCCGGCTGGACGCCCTCCGTCCACCTCTTCTCGCAGTCGCGCGGCAAGGTGGCCTATGACGCCGCCTCCGGCCGTTTCCTGCCGGGCACCTATGCGCAGGATTGCCTTTCCGTCGGCTCGTGCAACGGCACGGACGGTCTGCAGGCGACGATCGAGGAGGCGCTGGCGGCCGGCGAGCTGATGGCCCGCGCCACCGGCAACGAGGGCGGCGGCAAGGTCGAGCTTCGCGGCGAGAACGCCTTCGAATGGACCGGCGGCATGGCCGGGGCCGGCGAAGGCGCTGGTGTCGACACGACCGTCAAGGCTTTCGTCGACTTCCAGAACGACGTCTGCGCCAAGGATATCCGCCTTGCGGTGCGCGAGGGCATGCACTCGATCGAGCACATCAAGCGCTTCACCACCAACGGCATGGCGACGGACCAGGGCAAGCTCTCCAACATCCACGGCCTTGCCATCGCCTCGGAAGTGCTGAACCGCGAGATCCCGAAGATCGGCCTCACCACGTTCCGCGCGCCCTATACGCCCGTCACCTTCGGCGCGCTGATCAGCCATTCGCGTGGCGATCTGTTCGACCCGGCGCGCAAGACGCCGATCCATGCCTGGGAGGAGGCGCACGGCGCCGTCTTCGAGGATGTCGGCAACTGGAAGCGCGCCTGGTACTATCCGCGCTCGGGCGAGACCATGCATGACGCGGTCAACCGCGAGTGCCGCACGGTGCGCAACGCCGCCGGCCTGTTCGATGCCTCGACGCTCGGCAAGATCGAGGTCGTCGGCCCGGATGCCGGCGAGTTCATGAACCTCATGTACACCAACGCGTGGGACACGTTGAAGCCCGGCCGTTGCCGCTACGGCATCATGCTGCGCGAGGACGGCTTCGTCTATGACGACGGCGTCGTCGGGCGCCTTGCGGAAGACCGCTTCCATGTCACCACCACGACGGGCGGCGCGCCGCGCGTCATGCACCACATGGAAGACTATCTCCAGACGGAGTTCCCGCATCTCAAGGTCTGGCTGACCTCGACCACCGAGCAATGGGCTGTGATCGCCGTGCAGGGTCCGAAGGCGCGCGAAATCCTCGAGCCGCTGGTCGAGGGCATCGACATCTCCAACGAGGCCTTCCCGCATATGAGCGTGCGCGAAGGAAAAATCTGCGGCGTGCCGACCCGGCTCTTCCGCATGTCCTTCACCGGTGAAGCGGGCTACGAAGTCAACGTTCCCGCCGATTACGGCCAGGCCGTCTGGGAAGCCATCTGGGCGCGGGCCGAGCCGCTCGGCGCCTGCGCCTACGGCACGGAGACCATGCACGTCCTGCGCGCCGAGAAGGGCTACATCATCGTCGGCCAGGATACGGACGGCACGGTCACGCCGCACGACGCCAGCCTCAGCTGGGCCGTCTCCAAGAAGAAGGCGGACTTCGTCGGCATCCGCGGCCTCAAGCGCCCGGACCTCGTCAAGGAGGGCCGCAAGCAGCTTGTCGGCCTCCTGACCAAGGACCCGAATGTGGTTCTGGAGGAGGGCGCGCAGATCGTCGCCGATCCGAACGAGCCGAAGCCGATGAAAATGCTCGGCCATGTGACCTCGTCCTACTGGTCGGAAAATTGCGGCCGGTCGATCGCCATGGCGCTCGTTGCCGGCGGACAGGCACGCATGGGCCAGACGCTCTACGTTCCGATGCCCGACCGCACCATCGCGGTTGAGGTCAGCGACATGGTCTTCATCGATAAGGAAGGAGGACGCCTCAATGGCTGA
- a CDS encoding sarcosine oxidase subunit delta codes for MLLIYCPYCEEERSELEFRHGGDAHIARPTNIADITDEEFQDYFFLRDNPKGLIFERWRHIHGCGRFFNAARDTVSDRFYMSYKAGEPKPDLPGVAPATEKTVETYEAVEGIAK; via the coding sequence ATGCTGCTGATCTACTGCCCCTACTGCGAGGAAGAGCGCTCCGAGCTCGAATTCCGCCATGGCGGCGACGCGCACATCGCCCGGCCGACCAACATCGCCGACATCACCGACGAGGAGTTCCAGGACTATTTCTTCCTGCGTGACAACCCGAAGGGCCTGATCTTCGAACGCTGGCGCCATATCCACGGCTGCGGGCGCTTCTTCAACGCGGCGCGCGACACGGTGAGCGACCGGTTCTACATGAGCTACAAGGCCGGCGAGCCGAAACCCGATCTGCCGGGCGTCGCCCCCGCCACCGAAAAGACCGTCGAAACCTATGAAGCCGTAGAAGGAATCGCGAAATGA
- a CDS encoding sarcosine oxidase subunit beta family protein: MRKYSAFAVAREAMRGHKGWEAQWTSPEPRKEYDVIIVGGGGHGLGAAYYLAKEHGITNVAVIEKGWLGGGNTGRNTTIIRSNYLYDESMDIYEHSLKLWENLSQDLNYNVMYSPRGVMMLSHNVHDKQSFQRHVHANRLYGIDNEWLTPQQAKDFVPVLDISATARYPINGAALQRRGGTARHDAVAWGYARAASDRGVHVIQNCEVKGIRRGPDGAVTGVETSKGFIGAKKIAVSASGHNSVILSMADVKLPLHSVPLQALVSEPMKPIFPCVVMSNSVHAYISQSDKGELVIGAGTDQYNSYSQTGGLQIITHTLDAICELFPMFRRVKMMRQWGGITDNTPDRSAIQGVTPVKNLFVNCGWGTGGFKATPGSAHLFAHLIAKGEPHKLAAGLTLDRFRTGRLIDEAAAAAVAH; encoded by the coding sequence ATGCGCAAATATTCGGCTTTTGCCGTCGCCCGCGAGGCGATGCGCGGCCACAAGGGATGGGAGGCACAGTGGACCTCGCCCGAGCCGCGCAAGGAATACGACGTGATCATCGTCGGCGGCGGCGGCCACGGCCTCGGCGCGGCCTACTACCTCGCCAAGGAGCACGGCATCACCAATGTCGCCGTGATCGAGAAGGGCTGGCTCGGCGGCGGCAATACCGGCCGCAACACGACCATCATCCGCTCGAACTATCTCTATGACGAGAGCATGGACATATACGAGCACTCGCTGAAGCTCTGGGAGAACCTCAGCCAGGACCTCAACTACAATGTCATGTACTCGCCGCGCGGCGTGATGATGCTGTCGCACAATGTGCACGACAAGCAGTCTTTCCAGCGGCACGTCCACGCCAACCGTCTCTACGGTATCGACAACGAGTGGCTGACACCGCAGCAGGCGAAGGATTTCGTGCCGGTCCTCGACATCTCTGCGACGGCCCGCTATCCGATCAACGGCGCGGCCCTGCAGCGCCGCGGCGGCACCGCCCGCCACGATGCCGTCGCCTGGGGCTACGCCCGCGCGGCTTCCGATCGCGGCGTGCATGTCATCCAGAACTGCGAGGTCAAGGGCATCCGCCGCGGGCCTGACGGCGCGGTGACGGGTGTCGAGACGTCGAAGGGCTTCATCGGGGCAAAGAAGATCGCCGTGTCGGCTTCGGGCCACAACTCGGTCATCCTCTCGATGGCCGACGTCAAGCTGCCGCTGCATTCCGTGCCGCTCCAGGCGCTGGTCTCCGAGCCGATGAAGCCGATCTTCCCCTGCGTCGTCATGTCCAACTCGGTGCATGCCTATATCTCGCAGTCGGACAAGGGCGAACTCGTCATCGGCGCGGGTACGGACCAGTACAATTCGTACTCCCAGACGGGCGGCCTGCAGATCATCACGCATACGCTCGACGCCATCTGCGAGCTCTTCCCGATGTTCCGCCGCGTCAAGATGATGCGCCAGTGGGGCGGCATCACCGACAACACGCCGGACCGTTCGGCGATCCAGGGCGTGACGCCGGTCAAGAACCTCTTCGTCAACTGCGGCTGGGGCACCGGCGGCTTCAAGGCGACGCCGGGTTCGGCCCATCTCTTCGCCCATCTCATCGCGAAGGGCGAGCCGCACAAGCTGGCGGCCGGCCTGACGCTCGACCGCTTCCGCACTGGCCGCCTCATCGACGAGGCGGCAGCGGCGGCGGTGGCACACTGA
- the rpsU gene encoding 30S ribosomal protein S21: MQVLVRDNNVDQALRALKKKMQREGIFREMKMRDYYEKPSQKRAREKAEAVRRVRKLARKRAQREGLVGGRPGAR, from the coding sequence GTGCAGGTACTTGTCCGCGACAACAACGTTGATCAGGCTCTCCGCGCTCTCAAGAAGAAGATGCAGCGCGAAGGCATTTTCCGTGAAATGAAGATGCGCGACTATTACGAAAAGCCGTCGCAGAAGCGTGCGCGTGAAAAGGCCGAAGCCGTTCGTCGCGTTCGCAAGCTGGCCCGCAAGCGCGCCCAGCGCGAAGGCCTCGTCGGCGGCCGTCCTGGCGCCCGTTAA
- a CDS encoding tetratricopeptide repeat protein, producing the protein MRRPLMAAAAATAMALMLAGCQSTTSTDVLKVERAQGSQENISSLSAVIAANPQDPEGYNVRGSAYGRAGEHRRALEDFNRAIELNPRFYQAYANRALVQRSLGDQAQAAADYNTALQLSPNYDVAYIGRGNLYRQAGRLDDAFRDFNRAIELDTTDPRAYHNRGLIYQARRQHDKAIDDFSKAISLSPNSAEPYNGRGISYAAQGDDDNAFQDFNTAINLDGKLAESWANQALIYERRGDNARAARSYSQALRLDPNYAPAKSGLARTRGAGNAAKPA; encoded by the coding sequence ATGCGCCGCCCCTTGATGGCCGCGGCTGCCGCGACCGCGATGGCCCTCATGCTTGCCGGCTGCCAGTCGACCACCTCGACGGACGTCCTGAAGGTCGAGCGCGCGCAGGGCTCGCAGGAGAACATCTCGTCGCTCTCCGCCGTGATCGCCGCCAATCCGCAGGATCCGGAAGGCTACAACGTCCGTGGTTCGGCCTATGGCCGCGCCGGCGAGCATCGCCGCGCGCTGGAGGACTTCAACCGCGCCATCGAGCTCAACCCGCGCTTCTACCAGGCCTATGCCAACCGCGCGCTCGTGCAGCGCAGCCTCGGCGATCAGGCGCAGGCGGCGGCCGACTACAACACGGCGCTGCAGCTCAGCCCCAACTATGACGTCGCCTATATCGGCCGCGGCAATCTCTATCGCCAGGCCGGCCGCCTCGACGACGCGTTCCGCGACTTCAACCGCGCCATCGAGCTCGATACGACCGATCCGCGCGCCTATCACAACCGCGGCCTGATCTACCAGGCGCGCCGCCAGCACGACAAGGCGATCGACGACTTCTCGAAGGCCATCTCGCTCTCGCCGAACTCGGCCGAGCCCTATAACGGCCGCGGCATCTCCTATGCCGCGCAGGGCGACGACGACAACGCGTTCCAGGACTTCAACACGGCGATCAACCTCGACGGCAAGCTGGCCGAATCCTGGGCGAACCAGGCGCTGATCTACGAGCGCCGCGGCGACAATGCCCGCGCGGCAAGGTCCTATTCGCAGGCCCTGCGCCTCG